ACTGTAAATCTACCAGTTCCTAAAAAAACCCTGACAAGAATGATTATTCTTATGTGATTTTGCATATGTTCTTTGGGAGACCAATAATAAATTCACTTAAACTGTTCCTGTAAGTACCTGTGTGAATCTTAAGGTGCATCCTGAGGTTGCTGGGGTCGCTGAAGGCCTTGCTGCAGTACTCGCACTTGTGAGGTTTCATCCCCACATGTCCCATGAAGTGCACATTGAGCTTAGTGGATGTAATGAAAGCCCGGGAACACATGCTGCACTTGAACTTCTTCTCCCGCACATGGCCCTGACCTTTTGCTCTGGAGGTAACATTATTAGAGGTTTGATTATTGCCGGCCCCGCTGCCGTTGTTGTCACCGTTCGTTTGTCCCGGAGCGTGGTTGTGACAGGGCcaaggggaagaggaagagcttGAGGTTCCGTTGGTTAGCTTCTCGTCCTGGTGAGTGTGTtgctgttcttgttgttgttgttgttgttgctgctgttgctgctgctgctgttgctgctgctgctgctgctgagagtgGTCCTGCTGTGAAGGGCTGTGGCTGTGTGGAGGCTGGTTGTGGCTGTGGTTGCTATTATGGCTGCTAAGGTGAGACTTGAGTTCTGGGAAGGAGGAACACTCTTTGCCACACTGGCAGATCTGGCCCTCGGGAACTTGAGGAATACctgggaacataaaaaaaatgtcattaatatCAACTAAAATGCACCGAGTGGCTTAGTGAGGACACCACTAGGACAACACGTCTGTCTTCATCTGTCATCTCACCCATCAGCCTGCAGTAGTCTCTGCTATAGTAGAAGAGTAGCTCTTGGTCGGGGTGGATCTCTGTGGTTGTACAGAAGAAAAGTTTACCATTGGCCAGGTACGCCACCAGATTCTGCTCTTCATGTGTCctaaatatacaaacacacacaaaaaaaaaacatcacatcgACAAGTTATCTTTGCTTGCATAGTTTACGCAAATCAGCACGTTCAACTTCAGTTTTCAGTTCGTCTCTGAATGTCACACCTTGCCTTGCGGACAAACATCATCCAGTTGCATTCGTTTTCATTCGTTGTCACTGTGTAGAACTCCAGCACGTTGTTGTGATACATCTGTGAGATGATAATTGATTATTATTTCAATCTACTCATAATTATTTTgtagttcaataaaaaaaagaacacagaccTTCCACACTTGAGGTGTGTCCTTCTCTGGCCAATCGGAGAGGTCTACATTGCCACAGTGCTGGCCCACCATTGGTCCAAAGCAGGTCCTTTGAGGAATGACATCCCGTGCAAAGACTCCTAAGAGTGGGTCGTGAGCACATTAATAAACAATAATGCAAGAACAGAACTGGCAGGTAAATGATCAAAGCATCCAGCAGGAACCTGATCTGTATTACAAGCTTGACTAACCGAGTGGTTCGTCAGCCACTGAGATGCGCAGACACAGAGGGCGTGGCAGAGAGAGGCGAGCCCGGCTCTGGATGGGCGCGTCAGGGATGAAAGTGACTGGGCCGTGCTCTGGACAGTCAGAGGTATACGAGCGCTCACACAGTGTGCACCCTCGAGAAAAATCAACATAACAAAAGTTAGTAGTGGTCAGGCTTACCAACGGCATCATCATCCTGATTTCCCAACCTCAATAGATTTCTGTGATTTACCTTTGCCATATTAACAAAAGTTTAATTTGTATCGGTGTGcatatatactataataatgaaagaacaaagtgacaaacTCACAGATGGTGTAGCCGTTGACCATGTTCTCCTTGTTGGAAGTAGAGTCCTCCAGCTGCAGGCTGGAATTGACGAGCACTAGGTTGTTTTCTGGTCCCAGAGACACCTCCGCGGTGATGGGGGACACATTAACGGCCTCCAGCCCCATCCCAGAGTGTCCATGGAGAGAGACCGGCTCCAGCTGGCTCTGGCTAGCCATGGAGCCAGTGAGCACCACACTCACAACGCCCGAGTTCATCTCCCCATTCGAGTGTAGCTGGTCCCCAagacctcctgctcctcctcccccagagTTGCCCACTCGTGCCCCCATATGATCCGGTTCCATTACCACTGGCAGTTCAAGCACGGGGGGCCCATGAAGGGGCATCACCCCACCAGAGGAGTCCACACCCGTCAGGCCCTCATGAGGCTGAGGCTGCCTTCCCCCGCCAAGCTGCTGCTGGGTGTCAGACACCGCCACCACCCCAACTCCATCCATCGTAGCTAGTTCCTCTCCCATCCGGTCCGGGGACATGGGGCTGCTGACGCGTGACTCCATGGCCAATCCCGTAGAGTCCAGCTCATGAGCGCCAGTCTGGTGGAGGTCTCCCTGCCCGCTGACTTGTCTGGAGTCCATGGGCACCAGGCCCTGCTCCAGTGGGCCACCAGGGCCGCTGTAGGGGTCCAGGCCTGAGGGATTGTTGCTCGCCACAGACAGGGTCCCATCCATGTTAAGGCTGCTGGGATGAATGTACTGAGGTGGTGGACGGTCTGCCAGATAGGACAGAATTCCTGtagagcacagagagagagagtggataAGTTTGTCACAGTGTAATCTAACTCTTACCTTTCAACAAAAGTACAGAGAAGCACTTTTAAGATTCTTaaacaatgatttatttattttaaccgaCCTGGCAGTATGTGTCGGAAGTAACTGCTCTCCAGGTGTGGGTATGGAGGAGGCGGCAGGGAGTAATTCCTTTCTGGCAGGCCGCACATCACTCCTCGGTCACTCAGTGGACCCATTGGGAGCATCAGGGATAGAGCAGAAGGGAGGGAACCGAGGGAAGGACCCAAACTCGGGATGGCCACTGGCATACCTGAAACAAAACACGTGAGAAGTGAGACTCTGATGAAGaaacaacatatttaaatgataaattaaactgattatAAAGATCATAaagatattattatatattctaTAAAGTTAGGATTTTAACTGGTCCCAGTACATAAAACCAGTTTTATTAAGACTGGACAACGGAATATTAACAAATCCATGCATGGCCTGATCTGGAGGATTTCTATACGCCTACAATCTGCAATTAGGTAGCCACTAAAGATAAAGGAGTATTTTCTGCCTCAGCAAACAGGCgaagagtagtagtagtagtagtagtcatCCATACCTGGAGTGGGAAGGGTATTGTGCGTGGGGGATGTGGGCAGACCCAGGTGGCTGGCGCTCACTGAGGGCACACTGAGCTGGTCCATGCCCACAGGACTCAGGTTCATGTCATTCATCCTGGAGAATCGACATCAGAGTTACCACGAGATGACTAATACCTAAATACATTTAGCAGAGTGTTCAGGTGTTAAGCTTGTATGTGACACAGACCTTATAGATAGATACTTCACAAATCTCAAATCTCATGTCATGGTATATTGTACGGTGGGCGAAAGAGCAATTTATCCAAGTGAGTCAATTGAGAATGAGTTCTCATTTGCAATGGCGTCCTGGGCCAGAGGAAACAAACATAGAAAAATATAATAGTGATCAATTTGACTATCCATGCGCTGCAAATATtcacaacaccagcaaacactgacacatgaTGCAGGTAGGACAAACGACaaaggaaatgtttgtttaaacatAATAGCATTTGATGtacatttctgcatttgttgttgctgtgagtATTGTTTCTGTATGTTCTCTTGTTTTGAGTATTTGCAGACCTGTGTGCTGTCAATTTGACGAGGACGCTGAGCTCTCTCGGCCACCATAGCACAAATtaccttgtttttttaatgacaacaTAACAGACTACAAAGATAAAGCGTGAGCTCCATCACCGTACCTGAATTCAACAGTTGATGTCAATTAGTAACCGTGGACAGTAGAAATGTTCTTTTACATATCTCCTCCTGTAAAATACCAGACCAAGCACAGAAATAACGTAAAGCGCCGGCATACCAGTGGCCACATGTATAAAACCCCCACTAAAACAGTGAAAAGAATGGCtaatgtttcatttcagtaaCTGGTTTGCAACCAGCTAGCCAGTTTTTGTCACagtgctaacgttagcattgCTAACCTGGGTGTCAATAAATCCTCGAAACACGTGCAGCTCGCGTGTTTCGGCTCGGTACGAGTAGTGATATCTCTGAGCGCACACGTGGGTGTCGGTTCGTTTGAGAAACGCTGGCAATTTGAGAAGGAACATgcgataaaaacaacaacataccaACACAATACCTCCCTGAACGGGGCCATGACAGTGTTGCTGCCGTGTGGCGCATGCGCAATAGGGAGTAAGCGTGGCGGACGTCAGGTCAGGTcagttgtttctctgttgaCTCCCTTCGgggacgctttttttttttttttttttgagcaatATGATGTTGTACCAAACTCTGGTAATAGGGTCAAGAAGTGTTAAATATATTGCCTTGTCTGGAGTTATTATAGCTCAACTAAAAGTTCCAATcaaccaaaagaaagaaagaatatttcCCACGTACAATATCATGAGTGGTTTTCAATTCCAGTCCACACTTGTCTTTGCTTAACTTTGGCCATTTCATTGTAAATTCAAGCACATTTCTGGTTTGACTCAATCAATTTCACGTCGCAGATGATTACACAGCTTATCATTAAAAAACATCTGACACACACTGAACTATGAGACTATGAGCTTAAGACTCACTACTGATGTAAAGAGTTTACTAATAAACGACTTCTTGGAAACGACCAAGTGTGTTTTCCTATTAgtaatcagtttttatttcacgATGAGAGCTGCTTCACCGTGTCATCGGAAGGAAGTAAATGCTATGTGAACAGATTTATCTTGATAAGAAAGCTACATGGCCGCATCTCCGCCCAGGATCACACCCACCTTATCTGCAGCCTCAAAACTCCAAGAAACACGGTGTCACCTACACTGACAGCGCTCTGATAGACGAAAGTCGACCTTCTTGACATTTTTTGCTTTACCACAACGTGCCGTGATTCAGAGGGAAACCGTTGCGCAACACACGAGATGATCCTGAGGAGACTCTGACGGTGAGCTGAAACGATTGCAGGTAATTTACAGGGTTTTTCACGTCAATTTTATCAATTCTAAATGAGTAAGATACACGTGTCtacctttttcttgtttttaggAAGATGTCTTGTCATGGGAAGGATTTAATGGAGAATATTCAATTTGTACCTCCTCTGGCTCTCCACGGCATCTCCATGGACAACAGGGGAGCGCACTACAAAGATGCGCTCCGGCTCGGGTTGCCATTCCACCTGGAGGCTTCATACCTTGACTCCGTGCACGGCCAGAGGTTGCCCTACGGACGACTGTCATACTTCCCCTTCCACGGACCTCTCGGCGTGTGCGATTACTCCTTCGAGCCCGCGTTTATCCGGAAAAGAAACGAAAGGGAGCGGCACCGGGTGCGCTGCGTAAACGAGGGTTACGCGCGTCTCAGAGAGCACCTGCCCCAGGAGTTCGAAGACAAGCGGCTCAGCAAAGTGGAGACACTGCGGGCGGCTATTGACTATATCAAACACCTGCAGGGCCTGCTGGACTTAAACGCCTCCGGGATGGAGATGTCGCTTGGAGACGCGCGCAACCGCGAGTCGATGTCAACCAGGACCGAGTGCAACAGTGACGGAGAGTCCAAAACCAGCCTCAGCGACAGTGGGGAGATTGTTTACTAGTTGTTTCTCCCTCAGACTTGCTGATTATTAATAAcgtgtaaagaaaaaaagacaaacgaAAAGCGAAccttgttttttaatgttttatttgttttttgtttttgttgttttttttacagtaaatgtgcACAGTGAATGAAATCGACTGCAATGGCTATGAATTAATATACTGTTACTGTCTGGATTTGTTCCGTAAAGACTACAATGGGAATAAAGTCAGGGAGTAAGAACGGaatcagagaaagaaagactcTTCTTGACTACTGAGAAAATGTCACAGTCTCATCAAGAAATCCTTCCACGGAGTGAAATATAGTTTCAAATTAAACTATACTTTTGTATGAGAGTCTTTCTTGTGGAAATGCACGAAACATTATCAACCATGTGCTTTCTATTACTAATGCCTTTCCCcttgtgaaactactgaaaagaAATATGTGTTCTCGGACCGGGATTATGTTTGATATCATTATTATGATTTAATAGGACGGCCAAGTGGCCATGCTGTACAAGTGAAAATTAGGATTTTGGATAACAAGATgatcacttcattttttttttatttattattattattattattattattatttttttgtatagttAAAGTAGAATTTTTTACAAATCAGGGCGTAATTTGATATTACACTATTGTGGCCTTCAGTGACTCAAtcatcatttcaaattaaaatgaaattaaattactcTCCTCCAAAGATCTAAATTAAAGAACAAAGACTGGAAATTCCACACAAGGAGGGAAGGTTTTACACCGCGTTGCTTATGCtattgtttctttatttttcttaaactcTCTTGGCAGATTTATtctcacaaaaataaacattttaagttGATCGACCCTTAAATGCACTAATATTTAATCATATGCATCTGTTTCGCTGATAGTGACTTACTGATTAGCCTATaatgttcatttaaacttttcttATGCACACATCTatgttgtcctgtggtgttaaAATTAGATGAACTTCAGTAATCAATAGAGTACTTTGATGGCAGTTTTTCCATCTGTACCATTTgaaaaaggtcttttttttgcagcacatttttgcttttgactTATCAAATCCAAAGCTTTCCCTGTCAGAGACTAAAACTCTTGAGCTTTAGTTACGGAAAACTGAGTTCTTAAGTGGTAACCTAAGAGGAGAAATTACATTTCAAGCCTGAAAAAACTAAGGAAGAAgaatgtcttcttttttttaaagtgcccTTCAAAGACCACCTACTTATTGTACCATCTCAATTTTCTCAGGAAGTTTTTCTCTCCTAATAGCTTAAGGAATGTATTTATCAGGGAGCCCTCAGCCTCAAAAGAGCAAACTCTGGCAACACCCTCCCCTGCTGTATTATTTGGTGTTTATGCTTCCCACCTCCGCTGACCTGCATGGAAACAGCGCTTCTGATTTTCTgtaaaaaccacaaataaaaaaataaaataaaaaaagtaaacactATATTGTATACAAGTAATAGGAATTTGGAAAGACCAGCAGAGCGTGGTTCAAGTGAACCATACTGGTACGGGAGAAATGCATTGATGGCCACAAAGGCGTGACAACCCTTCGACAAAAGGTGTTTAGCGGAGCAGTGTGTGAATTAGACCCAATAATTAGCCAAGTGCTGGTACCCTGGGCTTGATGGTTCAGTGGCTCTGAGAAGATAGAAAGCATGAAGCTACTTAAATGAAAGCCTCCATCATAATGGATGTTTTCTTTCCACATGCACACAGGCAGATTCTAATCAGATTCCTGCACAGATTCCTCGCAGGCCCCGCTCAGTTTCACTGTTATGCCTATGCATGCATGTGATAGAATCCATGAGACATTAGATCAGGTTGATTTGGATCATGATTTAACACTTGGCACGGTTGCGGCCATATGGCAACATTTACTTTATCTcaactgtactaaaagaaagtatactatactatactctTTAATTTTGAAAATAGGCATTTACTTTGATTTTATGTATCTGGGAAATCCTGTTTTCCACCACCAGTACAAAAGGTTTCAGCATTAAATTAGAACTGTCCGGGGAAATTCtacttatattatttatttatttttttatcttttaaaaaattacaGTGAGACTGTTGTAAAAATGTGTTGCCATATGGCAATTACTGTATATGCAAGTATGGAACTGAACTGTGTGCATTCAACCTAATAGACTGTAAAAAAGATAATTACAAATAATTACAAGCACAATTTTatgaaagcacatttaaaaggCGAATTATTAATGGAaattatattttgtcatttctttttgtcaagTTTCACACAGTAAATGATATATTCTTTCAATTCTTCCTATTGTAAATATTGTACAGGTTGTAAAAACACTGTGATATTGCCCATATAGTAAAGCAATTACAATTTTGTTATTGACCTATATTACAACCTACAATTATATCAATTTCactgtataaatacattttaacaagtgtaagttgggtttgttttgttttgaataaaaGCATGTTTTTATGGGACGAAATTGATTTTATGGCACTTTCCAGAATTGTACATTGATGCAACTGTCTACGAATTACActacctttatttatttatatatcatcTTTAAGGAAGAATTCATGCAATAGAGACACAATTCTGATTCATCTTCTTGTATTGTGTCCTAACCTCCCACACATCAGGTTTGGGAATCTGTCACaacatgtgacacacacacatttgttggGCTATCTTTGTGTCCTTCtgtgacataatgcattcctgAGCCCCAAATACTAAACATAATTTAATTGTGACCTTTATCCTATGACTGAACATATAACGTCACCCTCAAATGGCTTTGCAAAGAAGTGAGGAcaggccaaaatgtcctcactttgcacaaatgtcctcactccgaAGGTGTAATACTGCACACTGGTCcccagaaagatagctgtacaaccgcacacacgcacacacaaacattgtattgtataatttcttctttcagttctcTTAACGCTCCGTACAAGCAGTGATTCCTTTCAGAATAAGAACAATATCTCATCCAAACAGACCGGCAGAGACACAGGGCCCCCATAGGGCCCCGGAGTAAACACACTCCTGAGGACAATGATGAGTTCAAGGTTCACCTTATGGGGACAAGCAATCTGACCTCGATTTTGataaagaatacaaaaaaaaaaggcaaatatcAAAACACACGGGAGAGATAGCATAGAGAAATCAAGGAAGACGTATGGTAGAGtggtttcaaatatttaattttgttccCCGTTCAACAACTGCAAGACGGACATACATTCTCACCGAGCTCTTTATTAATACTGCTGATGTTTTCCTGAGTGCGCAAGGCTACACATTTGTGCAGGAGAGAAAATTCCTCCACTCACACACGATGACTAGGCGAGATAAAGTTTATCAGTCGCAGCAAGATCAGTGCGGGACCACCGGGAAAGGCTGCAGCGACATGTTCAGACAGACAGCCCTCATACAGGGACGGAAACGGAACAACCGGGAGAAACAGGACGCACAAAGATGCTGGGTGAGCCTCTTTACACTGCAGATAAACTCTGGTGCGGTGCAACTTcagtatttaatgtttaaattgtttaaaaagcTAGTCTTGCACATTGCACATCACAAgctcatattttattatattaaaatgtatgtataacTTGCaatacacagaaatatttaatttattagaAAAGTCCAAATTCTGAGCCAGATAAGACATCTCTTGAATTGTAAAGTATTTTAGATGCTTTATTTTAACAGGGTTTTTAAAGTTAAGCAGTGAGTAAATTCCAGATGTGTTTATCCTTGTCCACTGTATTATTGGATCATTGCTGTTCAAGTCCAGATCTAACTGTAtctgcttcacatttatttattgaatataaatatttcataaacTATATCTAttcatgcttttaatttgaaaagcaTAACTAGTAACTGTTAAATCCGAGTTGGCTTTGACTTCTTCATCAGTTTCAATGCATTTTAAATAGAGATGCAAAGGGAAATAAACGTTGCCCGAGTACAGATGGAGTGGATAATTATGTATAACACATGCAGCTACATTAGTTGACTAGTTTACtgattgatgatgatggtgTGTGGGATGAGTatgtctggtttgttttgatATGCAGTGTTCTGTAGCGCCTACCAGAGGGGAGAAGTTGGAACAGGTTCTTTCCCAAGGTGTGACGGTATCGCAGTGATGTTTCCTGACTCTGAAGATATATAAGTCCCAGATGGGGGTTGGTGATTGATGGGAGGTAATGTTGGGGCAATTCTCCTGATGCACACAGCAATTTTAGGTGAGACAAATAAAGACTTGAGCGATACGAGTCCCTGAAATGTAATGGAGTAAAATTATTATTCTGCATTGTTGTGATATAGGTTACTTGAGTAGATGTACATTCACATCGCATATATTGAGTTCATGCTTATATGCTATATATTAATATTGAACTATGCATTGTATTAAATtcaattagattagatttatgTAGAGTCTATAGTTGTCTCCAGAAGCATCACAGAACCCAGAGCTAGTCACCTGGACAGTAATCATTAAGGTGAtggtgggaaataaaaaaaaaaatccaaattaacTGGAGGAAACCTTGACCAAGAAAGAATGCGATGGGATAGAAGAAAAGGGAGAATAGgacaagaagaaagagagaatcCAGCGTCAGCACATGAATTCATATAGGCATCTAGACCAGGGCTCtac
This portion of the Mugil cephalus isolate CIBA_MC_2020 chromosome 22, CIBA_Mcephalus_1.1, whole genome shotgun sequence genome encodes:
- the prdm4 gene encoding PR domain zinc finger protein 4, which translates into the protein MNDMNLSPVGMDQLSVPSVSASHLGLPTSPTHNTLPTPGMPVAIPSLGPSLGSLPSALSLMLPMGPLSDRGVMCGLPERNYSLPPPPYPHLESSYFRHILPGILSYLADRPPPQYIHPSSLNMDGTLSVASNNPSGLDPYSGPGGPLEQGLVPMDSRQVSGQGDLHQTGAHELDSTGLAMESRVSSPMSPDRMGEELATMDGVGVVAVSDTQQQLGGGRQPQPHEGLTGVDSSGGVMPLHGPPVLELPVVMEPDHMGARVGNSGGGGAGGLGDQLHSNGEMNSGVVSVVLTGSMASQSQLEPVSLHGHSGMGLEAVNVSPITAEVSLGPENNLVLVNSSLQLEDSTSNKENMVNGYTIWCTLCERSYTSDCPEHGPVTFIPDAPIQSRARLSLPRPLCLRISVADEPLGVFARDVIPQRTCFGPMVGQHCGNVDLSDWPEKDTPQVWKMYHNNVLEFYTVTTNENECNWMMFVRKARTHEEQNLVAYLANGKLFFCTTTEIHPDQELLFYYSRDYCRLMGIPQVPEGQICQCGKECSSFPELKSHLSSHNSNHSHNQPPHSHSPSQQDHSQQQQQQQQQQQQQQQQQQQQQEQQHTHQDEKLTNGTSSSSSSPWPCHNHAPGQTNGDNNGSGAGNNQTSNNVTSRAKGQGHVREKKFKCSMCSRAFITSTKLNVHFMGHVGMKPHKCEYCSKAFSDPSNLRMHLKIHTGQKNYRCTVCEKSFTQKSHVASHMLIHTGAEKLKCDLCDRSFIRKHDLTQHMLSHTHERRIQCPKCNKHFLKTNHLKKHMNSHEGRRDFVCEKCHKAFLTKYHLTRHLKICKGPKTERSSRKEQDVEEEEEEEEEEEEEEDGRRGGERLVDSNDDCGLDVGGYNSEKSLSPAH
- the LOC125000269 gene encoding achaete-scute homolog 4-like, producing MSCHGKDLMENIQFVPPLALHGISMDNRGAHYKDALRLGLPFHLEASYLDSVHGQRLPYGRLSYFPFHGPLGVCDYSFEPAFIRKRNERERHRVRCVNEGYARLREHLPQEFEDKRLSKVETLRAAIDYIKHLQGLLDLNASGMEMSLGDARNRESMSTRTECNSDGESKTSLSDSGEIVY